Proteins encoded by one window of Lycium barbarum isolate Lr01 chromosome 11, ASM1917538v2, whole genome shotgun sequence:
- the LOC132616914 gene encoding protein NRT1/ PTR FAMILY 6.4-like, with protein MVLVDNHAGKDGAENENLVDFRGNPVDKSRTGGWLAAGLILGTELSERVCVIGIAMNLVTYLVGDLHLPSSKSANIVTNFMGTLNLLGLLGGFLADAKLGRYLTVAIFASIAALGVTLLTMATTIRSMIPPACNPRKRDQCIEASGHQLALLYTALYTLALGGGGIKSNVSGFGSDQFDPSDPKENKAMIYFFNRFYFCITLGSLFAVTVLVYLQDDVGRGWGYGISAGTMVLAVAVLIGGRTLYRFKKPQGSPLTIIWRVLFLAWRKRKLSYPSDAGFLNEYHNAKVPHTHRLRCLDKAAILDDYAAENENRKNPWIVSTVTEVEEVKMVLKLIPIWSTSILFWTVYSQMNTFTIEQATAMNRNVGNFAIPAGSFSVVLFISILLFTSMNERVTVRIARKITHKSQGITSLQRVGIGLLLATAGMVASALVERRRRLHAIHDHFKIRAFWLVPQFFIVGAGEAFAYVGQLEFFIREAPERMKSMSTGLFLSSVSMGYFLSSLLVSLVQAATKGRWLKSNLNKGKLDLFYWMLAVLGVINFLIFIVFSMKHKYKDQNVSSLGDSAKELGSWKDLTLDNKEKKLGAQEKEEA; from the exons ATG GTTTTGGTTGATAACCATGCTGGCAAAGATGGTGCAGAAAATGAAAATCTGGTTGATTTTAGAGGAAATCCGGTTGATAAGTCTCGAACCGGGGGATGGCTAGCTGCAGGACTCATCCTAG GAACCGAGCTATCAGAAAGGGTATGTGTCATAGGGATAGCAATGAACTTAGTCACATACTTGGTCGGAGATTTACATCTTCCATCCTCCAAATCTGCCAACATTGTCACCAACTTCATGGGCACACTTAATCTTCTTGGTCTTCTAGGTGGTTTCCTGGCAGATGCTAAACTTGGCCGTTATTTGACTGTTGCAATCTTTGCTTCAATTGCTGCTTTG GGAGTAACACTGTTGACAATGGCAACAACCATTCGAAGCATGATCCCCCCTGCATGTAACCCAAGAAAACGTGATCAATGCATTGAAGCCAGCGGCCATCAACTTGCTCTTCTCTATACGGCACTATACACCCTAGCTCTTGGTGGCGGTGGAATCAAGTCAAATGTTTCCGGGTTTGGGTCAGACCAATTTGACCCATCAGATCCTAAGGAAAACAAGGCCATGATATACTTCTTCAACAGGTTCTATTTCTGCATAACCCTTGGTTCTTTGTTTGCAGTGACTGTGTTGGTGTATTTACAAGACGATGTAGGAAGAGGATGGGGATATGGAATATCAGCAGGCACGATGGTCCTGGCAGTGGCTGTATTGATTGGTGGAAGAACATTGTATAGATTCAAGAAGCCTCAAGGAAGTCCTTTGACTATCATATGGAGGGTTCTGTTCTTGGCTTGGAGGAAGAGAAAGCTTTCCTATCCTTCTGATGCTGGCTTTTTGAACGAATATCACAACGCAAAAGTCCCACATACACATAGGCTGAG GTGTCTTGACAAGGCAGCCATTCTTGATGACTATGCAGCTGAAAATGAAAACAGGAAGAACCCTTGGATAGTTTCAACAGTTACAGAAGTTGAAGAAGTGAAAATGGTGCTTAAACTGATTCCCATATGGTCCACGTCCATACTTTTTTGGACAGTATACTCTCAAATGAATACCTTCACCATTGAACAAGCTACCGCCATGAATCGGAATGTCGGCAACTTTGCCATCCCTGCAGGGTCCTTTTCCGTCGTTCTCTTTATTAGCATACTTCTCTTCACTTCCATGAATGAAAGGGTCACTGTACGTATTGCCAGAAAAATCACTCACAAAAGCCAAGGAATCACAAGCCTTCAGAGAGTTGGAATTGGACTATTACTCGCTACAGCTGGTATGGTAGCTTCAGCTCTGGTGGAAAGACGAAGGAGGTTACATGCCATCCACGACCACTTCAAAATAAGAGCTTTTTGGCTAGTCCCTCAATTCTTCATTGTAGGTGCTGGGGAAGCTTTTGCCTATGTAGGTCAGCTAGAATTTTTCATCAGGGAGGCACCAGAAAGGATGAAATCTATGAGCACAGGCCTATTTCTCAGCTCAGTCTCAATGGGATATTTCTTGAGTAGCTTGCTAGTGTCCCTTGTACAGGCAGCAACAAAAGGAAGATGGCTTAAAAGCAATTTGAACAAAGGAAAGCTGGATCTCTTCTACTGGATGCTAGCAGTTCTTGgagtaattaatttcttgattttCATTGTTTTCTCAATGAAACACAAATACAAGGACCAGAACGTTAGCAGTCTTGGGGATTCCGCAAAAGAGCTCGGAAGCTGGAAGGATTTGACCCTCGACAACAAGGAAAAGAAACTCGGAGCACAGGAGAAGGAGGAAGCTTAA